In Neisseria dentiae, one DNA window encodes the following:
- a CDS encoding aminopeptidase P family protein codes for MNTPSQRLAALCQAMSAQGFDAWIIPSADPHLSEYLPQHWQARVYVSGFTGSVGTLVVKKDGADLWADSRYWEQAAQQLEGSGIALQKLGFGKTHVEDLAESLPENARVGVAPDMLSLAAKRQLESAFAAKNISLAHDGDILAAIWENRAALPQSPVYPHDAAFVSESAAAKLARVRAAMQEKGADYHLISSLDDTAWLTNLRGSDVPFNPVFLSYLLIGQNQATLFAAPEALTPAARAVLAEAGIGTADYHEAAAALSQIGGSLLLDPAKTAVSTLAQLPDSVRLVESINPSTLFKSIKSAADIAHIRETMRQDGAALCGFFAELEQKLANGETVTELDIDTLLLAHRSRRPHFISPSFNTIAGYNANGALPHYSATPEANAVISGNGLLLIDSGGQYQGGTTDITRVMPVGTPTAAQKRDFTLVLKAHIALAQAVFPENILSPMLDAICRAPLWQAQCDYGHGTGHGVGYFLNVHEGPQVISYHAAPNPNHAMKAGMFSSNEPGLYRPQQWGIRIENLVVNQAVENPAETAFGRFLCFETVTLCPIDTRLVDTALMTAAETEWLNRYHAEVREKLLPLVEDAARVWLEERTAAV; via the coding sequence ATGAATACGCCTTCCCAACGTTTGGCCGCCTTGTGCCAAGCCATGAGCGCGCAAGGGTTTGATGCGTGGATTATCCCCTCGGCCGACCCGCATTTGTCGGAATACCTGCCGCAGCACTGGCAGGCGCGGGTTTATGTTTCCGGCTTTACCGGCTCGGTCGGCACGCTGGTGGTGAAAAAAGACGGCGCCGATTTGTGGGCGGACAGCCGCTATTGGGAGCAGGCCGCGCAGCAGCTTGAGGGTAGCGGTATTGCCCTGCAAAAGCTCGGCTTCGGCAAAACCCATGTGGAAGATTTGGCCGAAAGCCTGCCTGAAAATGCCCGCGTGGGCGTGGCGCCCGATATGCTGTCGCTGGCGGCCAAGCGCCAGTTGGAAAGTGCGTTTGCGGCCAAAAACATCAGTTTGGCGCACGATGGCGATATTCTCGCCGCCATTTGGGAAAACCGCGCCGCCCTGCCGCAATCGCCGGTTTACCCGCACGATGCCGCCTTTGTGAGCGAAAGCGCGGCGGCAAAACTGGCGCGGGTGCGCGCGGCCATGCAGGAAAAAGGTGCCGATTACCACCTGATTTCTTCGTTGGACGACACCGCCTGGCTCACCAATCTGCGCGGCAGCGACGTGCCGTTCAATCCCGTGTTTTTGTCTTACCTGCTGATCGGGCAAAATCAGGCTACGCTGTTTGCCGCACCCGAAGCCTTAACGCCTGCCGCCCGGGCCGTGTTGGCCGAAGCCGGCATCGGCACCGCCGATTATCATGAAGCGGCGGCCGCTTTGTCGCAGATTGGCGGCAGCCTGCTGCTCGATCCCGCCAAAACGGCGGTCAGCACTTTGGCGCAACTGCCCGACAGCGTGCGGCTGGTGGAAAGCATCAACCCATCAACCCTGTTCAAATCCATCAAATCCGCCGCCGACATTGCCCATATCCGCGAAACCATGCGCCAAGACGGCGCGGCCTTGTGCGGATTTTTCGCCGAATTGGAGCAGAAGCTGGCAAACGGCGAAACCGTTACCGAGCTGGACATCGACACTCTGCTGCTGGCGCACCGCAGCCGCCGCCCGCACTTTATCTCACCCAGCTTCAACACCATCGCAGGCTACAATGCCAACGGCGCGCTGCCGCATTACAGCGCCACGCCCGAAGCCAATGCCGTTATCAGCGGCAACGGCCTTTTGCTGATTGATTCGGGCGGCCAATATCAGGGCGGCACCACCGACATTACCCGCGTGATGCCCGTCGGCACGCCTACCGCCGCGCAAAAACGCGATTTCACGCTGGTGCTCAAAGCCCATATCGCGCTGGCGCAGGCGGTGTTTCCCGAAAATATTCTGTCGCCGATGTTGGATGCCATCTGCCGCGCACCCTTATGGCAGGCGCAATGCGACTACGGCCACGGCACGGGGCACGGCGTGGGCTACTTCCTCAACGTGCACGAAGGGCCGCAGGTGATTTCCTACCATGCCGCCCCCAACCCCAACCACGCCATGAAAGCGGGCATGTTCAGCTCCAACGAACCCGGCCTCTACCGCCCGCAGCAATGGGGCATACGCATCGAAAACCTGGTGGTCAACCAAGCGGTGGAAAACCCCGCCGAAACCGCGTTCGGCCGCTTTTTGTGTTTTGAAACCGTTACCCTGTGCCCGATCGACACCCGCTTGGTGGATACGGCATTGATGACGGCCGCCGAAACCGAGTGGCTGAACCGCTACCACGCCGAAGTGCGCGAAAAACTGCTGCCGTTGGTGGAGGACGCGGCGCGTGTGTGGTTGGAAGAGCGTACCGCTGCGGTTTGA
- a CDS encoding oligopeptide:H+ symporter — protein sequence MMGKPLERERRFFGHPWQLSSLFQIELWERFSFYGMQGILLIYLYYQTGEGGLGIDKAVAGGIVGAYGGSVYLSTILGGWLADRLWGAERTLFYSGMMVMAGHIALAVIPGLAGLLCGLVLIALGSGGVKASASSMVGSLYESEELRPLRDAGFSIFYISINIGGFLGPLLTGLLQNRLGFHYGFGAAAVGMAFGLLQYARGRTSLPPTPAPYPLPAGKGKIAAAVAAVLIASLAVAVGAGLINLENFSKVLLGAVILATLVYFVRLLGGSGVEAQNKRYITAYIPLFVVICIFWALWFQVFTSVTVYFDETANRNIGGFTIPVSWKDSLQSLWVVLFSGLMAAMWTKMGEKQPKTPLKFALSVMVLGASYWCFVPFIASGAVMPLAVFALVILGITIAELLISPISLSLATKIAPSHFKTQMVALNFLALSLGFTLGGLLFKEYFAVETAASFYRLIGTAGLATGAVLLALVPVLNRLLKGVD from the coding sequence ATGATGGGCAAACCTTTAGAGCGCGAACGCAGGTTTTTCGGGCACCCGTGGCAACTTTCCTCGCTGTTTCAGATTGAGCTGTGGGAGCGCTTTTCGTTTTACGGCATGCAGGGCATCCTGCTGATTTATCTGTATTACCAAACCGGCGAAGGCGGCTTGGGCATCGATAAGGCGGTGGCGGGCGGTATCGTCGGCGCTTACGGCGGCAGCGTTTACCTTTCCACCATTTTGGGCGGTTGGCTGGCCGACCGTTTGTGGGGCGCGGAGCGCACGCTGTTTTATTCGGGCATGATGGTGATGGCCGGGCATATCGCACTGGCCGTGATTCCGGGCTTGGCCGGTTTGCTGTGCGGCCTGGTGCTGATTGCGCTGGGCAGCGGCGGCGTGAAGGCTTCGGCCAGCTCGATGGTAGGCTCGCTGTATGAAAGCGAAGAATTGCGACCGCTGCGCGATGCCGGTTTCTCGATTTTTTATATTTCCATCAATATCGGCGGTTTTTTAGGCCCGCTCTTAACCGGCCTGCTGCAAAACCGGTTGGGTTTCCACTACGGCTTCGGTGCGGCGGCAGTGGGCATGGCGTTCGGCCTGTTGCAATATGCGCGCGGACGCACATCGCTGCCGCCCACCCCCGCGCCGTATCCGCTGCCCGCAGGCAAGGGCAAAATAGCGGCTGCGGTTGCGGCTGTTTTGATTGCGTCCTTGGCTGTGGCCGTGGGCGCGGGGCTGATTAATCTGGAGAACTTTTCAAAAGTGTTGCTGGGTGCGGTGATTCTGGCCACTTTGGTTTATTTCGTGCGCCTGCTCGGCGGCTCGGGCGTGGAAGCGCAAAACAAGCGCTACATCACCGCCTATATTCCGCTGTTTGTGGTAATCTGCATTTTTTGGGCGCTGTGGTTTCAGGTGTTTACGTCGGTTACGGTGTATTTCGACGAAACGGCCAACCGCAACATCGGCGGTTTCACCATTCCGGTATCGTGGAAAGATTCGCTGCAAAGCCTGTGGGTGGTGCTGTTTTCCGGCCTGATGGCGGCGATGTGGACGAAAATGGGAGAAAAGCAGCCGAAAACGCCGTTGAAATTCGCATTATCGGTGATGGTGCTGGGCGCATCGTATTGGTGTTTCGTGCCGTTTATCGCATCGGGCGCGGTGATGCCGCTGGCAGTGTTTGCGTTGGTGATTTTGGGTATTACCATTGCCGAGTTGCTGATTTCGCCGATTTCCTTATCGCTGGCCACCAAAATCGCGCCGTCCCACTTCAAAACCCAAATGGTGGCATTGAATTTTTTGGCTCTGTCGCTGGGGTTTACGCTGGGCGGTTTGCTGTTTAAAGAATATTTTGCGGTGGAAACCGCCGCTTCGTTTTACCGTTTGATCGGCACGGCAGGTTTGGCAACGGGCGCGGTGCTGCTGGCATTGGTGCCGGTGCTGAACCGCCTGCTCAAAGGAGTGGATTGA
- a CDS encoding MFS transporter yields the protein MDILSRLQNLPVGRFHYKLLVLIGLGWLFDAMDTGMVSFVLATLGEEWQLSPAGLGWIVSTGFIGMALGAVLSGRMADRIGRKNVFAGTMLLYSVATGLCAVSWDLASLLFFRFWVGFGLGGQLPVAVSLVSEYAPPKVRGRFIVLLESFWGLGWLAAALVSYFFIPQYGWHSAFLIGALPVFYAFYVWKKLPESVPYLIHKGRVREAHEIVCALEREAGLPAVRTAEAAGAETRENVHFAELWRPPFARRTLMLWLIWFGIVFSYYGIFTWLPKLLVEQGYTVVKTFEYVLVMILAQLPGYFAAAVLVEKIGRKATLAGFLFACAVCAYFFGHSTSAAAVVFWGCWMSFFNLGAWGVLYTYTPELYPVRFRAFGSGWAGAVGRIGGIAAPMAVAAMMGGENGFGRIFVMFTAVLVAVAAVIVLLGEETKGRSLEDISG from the coding sequence ATGGATATTCTCTCGCGCCTGCAAAACCTGCCGGTGGGCAGGTTTCACTATAAATTGTTGGTGTTAATCGGTTTGGGCTGGCTGTTTGACGCCATGGATACCGGCATGGTGTCGTTTGTGCTGGCCACTTTGGGCGAAGAGTGGCAACTGTCGCCCGCCGGATTGGGTTGGATTGTCAGCACCGGCTTTATCGGCATGGCGTTAGGAGCGGTGTTGAGCGGCAGGATGGCCGACCGCATCGGGCGCAAAAACGTGTTTGCCGGCACCATGCTGCTCTATAGCGTGGCAACGGGTTTGTGCGCGGTGTCGTGGGATTTGGCCAGCCTGCTGTTTTTCCGCTTTTGGGTGGGCTTCGGCTTGGGCGGGCAGCTTCCCGTGGCGGTGTCGCTGGTGAGTGAATATGCGCCGCCGAAAGTGCGCGGGCGGTTTATCGTGCTGCTTGAGAGTTTTTGGGGGCTGGGCTGGCTGGCGGCGGCACTGGTGTCGTATTTTTTCATTCCGCAATACGGCTGGCACAGCGCGTTTTTAATCGGTGCGCTGCCGGTGTTTTATGCGTTTTATGTGTGGAAAAAACTGCCCGAGTCGGTGCCTTATCTGATTCATAAAGGCAGGGTGCGGGAAGCCCATGAAATCGTGTGCGCCTTAGAGCGCGAAGCGGGGCTGCCGGCGGTTCGGACGGCCGAAGCGGCGGGCGCGGAAACCCGAGAAAACGTGCACTTCGCAGAGCTTTGGCGGCCGCCGTTTGCCCGGCGCACGCTGATGTTGTGGCTGATTTGGTTCGGCATCGTGTTTTCGTATTACGGCATTTTCACCTGGCTGCCCAAACTGTTGGTGGAGCAGGGTTATACGGTGGTGAAAACCTTTGAATATGTGTTGGTGATGATTCTGGCGCAGCTGCCGGGCTATTTCGCCGCCGCCGTGCTGGTGGAAAAAATCGGCCGCAAAGCCACGCTGGCGGGCTTTTTGTTTGCCTGCGCGGTGTGCGCCTATTTCTTCGGCCACAGCACATCGGCGGCGGCGGTGGTTTTTTGGGGCTGCTGGATGTCGTTTTTCAATCTGGGCGCATGGGGTGTGCTTTATACCTACACGCCCGAGCTTTATCCGGTGCGCTTCCGCGCATTCGGCTCGGGCTGGGCGGGTGCGGTGGGGCGCATCGGCGGTATTGCGGCGCCGATGGCGGTGGCGGCGATGATGGGCGGCGAAAACGGTTTCGGGCGGATTTTCGTGATGTTTACCGCCGTGCTGGTGGCGGTGGCGGCGGTGATTGTGCTGCTGGGGGAAGAAACCAAAGGCCGCAGCTTGGAAGACATCAGCGGCTAG
- a CDS encoding Cof-type HAD-IIB family hydrolase — translation MQTPKIIFFDIDDTLYRKYTDTLRPSVFEAMKALKARGILTAIATGRPYAAMPAKVRAVVEEAGMDLLLTINGQFIRYRGEVLQKRPLETVKVDEMCAYFDREGIPYAFVADHTIAVSEPVPTVEDAMAHILPDHPVDKEFYRRNEVFQMLGFYAADREAEVAAEAAKHGYKTVRWHELAVDMLDAQGSKARGIRTAVAELGIDMQDVMAFGDGLNDIEMMKAVGFGVAMGNGHPDLKAVADYICPTVEEDGVYNGLKALGVI, via the coding sequence ATGCAAACTCCCAAAATTATCTTTTTCGACATCGACGACACGCTTTACCGCAAATACACCGACACGCTGCGCCCGTCGGTGTTTGAAGCCATGAAGGCGCTGAAAGCGCGTGGCATTCTCACCGCCATCGCCACTGGCCGCCCGTATGCCGCCATGCCTGCCAAAGTGCGCGCCGTGGTGGAAGAGGCAGGCATGGATCTGCTGCTCACCATCAACGGCCAGTTTATCCGCTACCGCGGCGAAGTGCTGCAAAAACGCCCGCTGGAAACCGTCAAAGTGGATGAAATGTGCGCCTATTTCGACCGCGAGGGTATTCCCTATGCGTTTGTGGCCGACCACACCATCGCCGTTTCCGAGCCTGTGCCTACGGTGGAAGATGCGATGGCGCATATTCTGCCCGACCATCCGGTGGATAAGGAATTTTACCGCCGCAACGAAGTGTTTCAGATGCTTGGTTTTTATGCGGCCGACCGCGAAGCCGAAGTGGCGGCCGAGGCGGCGAAACACGGCTACAAAACCGTGCGCTGGCACGAGTTGGCGGTGGACATGCTCGATGCGCAAGGCTCGAAGGCGCGCGGTATCCGCACGGCGGTGGCCGAGCTGGGCATTGATATGCAGGATGTGATGGCTTTCGGCGACGGTTTGAACGATATCGAGATGATGAAAGCCGTGGGCTTCGGCGTGGCGATGGGCAACGGCCATCCCGATTTGAAAGCGGTGGCGGACTATATCTGCCCGACGGTGGAGGAAGACGGTGTGTATAACGGATTGAAAGCGTTGGGTGTTATCTGA
- a CDS encoding exonuclease domain-containing protein: MAQASDRWPLLAACFGRLGVPVAVVDIESTGGNLFEDRITEVALLRFENGRVERHEWLVNPQQPLSAFITRLTGISNEMVAGAPLFADLAAELLPLLRGSLLVAHNSRFDYTFLRHEFRRAGVDFAAPALCSVQLSRRLYPQFHKHNLDSIIERFGIRAESRHRAMTDVLALADFLEASLAEKGGEWENHCRALMNPKLPPAWLGADLAEQVYALPDTPGVSVWLDGRGRALDIRVHEKAFAEVAAMLHLKKNQPFVLETGSLRFIPALGALHALWLKAQLAQQYGIRPSESANRYLTVQFAPDEQARLQARVVPLAEGSRRQPPNGLFIHKKAAKRALAEWAQAHGLCPSSLDILPQTHAKGVPCPVREVGRCDGGCATAEGIEVQNRRISSLAHNLPVADWGRARKIEIVESDNLSGRSVVLHCEGGALALPDGQWYFDETLPPLLKAKFKQGKAAVRVLEAV; encoded by the coding sequence ATGGCGCAAGCCTCTGATCGTTGGCCGCTGTTGGCGGCGTGTTTCGGCCGTTTGGGCGTGCCGGTGGCCGTGGTGGACATCGAATCGACGGGCGGCAATCTGTTTGAAGACCGCATTACCGAGGTGGCGTTGCTGCGCTTTGAAAACGGCAGGGTAGAGCGGCACGAATGGCTGGTAAACCCGCAGCAGCCGCTTTCGGCGTTTATTACCCGTTTAACCGGCATCAGCAACGAGATGGTGGCCGGTGCGCCGCTGTTTGCCGACCTGGCGGCCGAATTGCTGCCGCTGCTGCGCGGTTCGCTGCTGGTGGCGCACAACAGCCGTTTCGATTATACCTTTCTGCGCCACGAGTTCCGGCGTGCGGGCGTGGATTTCGCCGCGCCGGCTTTGTGCAGCGTGCAATTGTCGCGCCGCCTTTATCCGCAGTTTCACAAGCATAATCTCGACAGCATCATCGAGCGTTTCGGCATTCGGGCAGAAAGCCGCCACCGTGCGATGACCGATGTGTTGGCGTTGGCCGATTTTTTGGAGGCCAGCTTGGCGGAGAAGGGCGGCGAATGGGAAAACCACTGCCGCGCGCTGATGAATCCGAAGCTGCCGCCGGCTTGGTTGGGGGCGGATTTGGCGGAGCAGGTTTATGCGCTGCCCGATACGCCGGGCGTGTCGGTTTGGCTTGACGGCAGGGGGCGTGCGCTGGATATCCGCGTGCATGAAAAGGCGTTTGCCGAAGTGGCGGCGATGCTGCATCTTAAAAAGAACCAGCCGTTTGTGTTGGAAACCGGCAGCCTGCGTTTTATACCGGCGTTGGGGGCGCTTCATGCGCTGTGGCTGAAAGCGCAACTGGCACAACAATACGGCATCAGGCCGTCTGAAAGCGCCAACCGTTATTTAACGGTTCAGTTTGCGCCCGACGAGCAGGCGCGTTTGCAGGCGCGGGTGGTGCCGCTGGCGGAAGGCAGCAGGCGGCAGCCGCCCAACGGTTTGTTTATACACAAAAAAGCCGCCAAACGCGCGCTGGCGGAATGGGCGCAGGCGCACGGGTTGTGCCCGTCGTCGCTCGATATTCTGCCGCAAACCCATGCTAAAGGCGTGCCGTGTCCCGTGCGGGAAGTGGGGCGCTGCGATGGCGGCTGCGCCACGGCAGAGGGCATCGAAGTGCAAAACCGCCGTATCTCTTCGCTGGCGCACAATCTGCCGGTGGCGGACTGGGGCAGGGCACGTAAAATCGAAATCGTGGAAAGTGACAATCTGTCGGGGCGGTCGGTGGTGTTGCATTGCGAAGGCGGTGCGCTGGCGCTGCCCGACGGGCAATGGTATTTCGACGAAACCCTGCCGCCGCTGTTGAAAGCCAAATTCAAGCAGGGTAAGGCGGCGGTGAGGGTGTTGGAGGCCGTCTGA
- a CDS encoding acyl-CoA thioesterase — MPRINLPLPEKVLFRTGLTVQIGDINYGNHLANDAVLRLCHECRMRWLARHGFSELDAGGAGLIMADAAVQYLAQAHHGDGLAVEMGADGIGRSGFALLYHISRESDGRSIAKVQTGMVCFDYAAQKVCRLPEGLGKILQAV; from the coding sequence ATGCCGCGCATTAATCTGCCTTTGCCTGAAAAGGTTTTGTTCCGCACCGGCCTCACGGTGCAAATCGGCGATATCAATTACGGCAACCATCTGGCCAATGATGCGGTGTTGCGTTTGTGCCATGAGTGCCGTATGCGCTGGCTTGCGCGGCACGGTTTCAGCGAGCTGGACGCGGGTGGGGCGGGCTTGATTATGGCGGATGCGGCGGTTCAGTATTTGGCGCAGGCGCATCACGGCGATGGGTTGGCGGTGGAAATGGGTGCAGACGGCATCGGCCGCAGCGGCTTTGCGCTGCTTTACCACATCAGCCGAGAAAGCGACGGCCGCAGTATTGCCAAAGTGCAAACGGGTATGGTGTGTTTCGATTATGCCGCGCAGAAAGTCTGCCGTTTGCCGGAAGGGCTGGGGAAGATATTGCAGGCCGTCTGA
- the fba gene encoding class II fructose-bisphosphate aldolase (catalyzes the reversible aldol condensation of dihydroxyacetonephosphate and glyceraldehyde 3-phosphate in the Calvin cycle, glycolysis, and/or gluconeogenesis), which produces MALVSMRQLLDHAAENSYGLPAFNVNNLEQMRAIMEAADQVNAPVIVQASAGARKYAGAPFLRHLILAAIEEFPHIPVVMHQDHGASPDVCQRSIQLGFSSVMMDGSLLEDGKTPSTYEYNAEVTRKVVEFSHACGVSVEGEIGVLGNLETGEAGEEDGVGAAGKLSHDQMLTSVEDATRFVRDTGVDALAIAIGTSHGAYKFTRPPTGDVLRIDRIKEIHAALPNTHIVMHGSSSVPQEWLKIINEHGGNIGETYGVPVEEIVEGIKHGVRKVNIDTDLRLASTGAIRKFMAENPAEFDPRKYLAKTVEAMKQICIDRYTAFGCEGQAGKIKPVSLEKMAARYAKGELNQIVK; this is translated from the coding sequence ATGGCACTCGTATCCATGCGCCAACTGCTCGACCATGCCGCCGAAAACAGCTACGGCCTGCCCGCTTTCAACGTGAACAACCTCGAACAGATGCGCGCGATTATGGAAGCCGCCGACCAAGTTAACGCCCCCGTTATCGTGCAGGCCAGCGCCGGCGCGCGCAAATATGCCGGCGCGCCGTTTCTGCGCCACCTGATTCTGGCGGCCATCGAAGAATTCCCGCACATTCCCGTGGTGATGCACCAAGACCACGGCGCCTCGCCCGACGTATGCCAACGTTCCATCCAGCTCGGCTTCAGCTCGGTGATGATGGACGGATCGCTGCTCGAAGACGGCAAAACCCCGTCCACCTACGAATACAACGCCGAAGTTACCCGCAAAGTGGTTGAGTTTTCCCATGCCTGCGGCGTATCGGTAGAAGGCGAAATCGGCGTTTTGGGCAATCTGGAAACCGGCGAAGCAGGCGAAGAAGACGGCGTGGGCGCGGCCGGCAAACTCTCCCACGACCAAATGCTCACCAGCGTGGAAGACGCCACCCGCTTCGTGCGCGACACCGGCGTGGACGCGCTGGCGATTGCCATCGGCACCAGCCACGGTGCCTACAAATTCACCCGCCCGCCCACCGGCGACGTGCTACGCATCGACCGCATCAAAGAAATCCATGCCGCCCTGCCCAACACCCACATCGTGATGCACGGCTCCAGCTCGGTGCCGCAGGAATGGCTGAAAATCATCAACGAACACGGCGGCAACATCGGCGAAACCTACGGCGTGCCGGTGGAAGAAATCGTGGAAGGCATCAAACACGGCGTGCGCAAAGTGAATATCGATACCGACCTGCGCCTGGCCTCCACCGGCGCCATCCGCAAATTCATGGCCGAAAACCCCGCCGAATTCGACCCGCGCAAATATCTGGCCAAAACCGTAGAAGCCATGAAACAAATCTGTATCGACCGCTACACCGCGTTCGGCTGCGAAGGCCAGGCCGGCAAAATCAAACCGGTGTCGCTGGAAAAAATGGCCGCCCGCTATGCCAAAGGCGAACTCAACCAGATTGTGAAATAA
- a CDS encoding MliC family protein produces MKAKLCLSVAAALMLSACVVPYDYDYYDDDRPRIEDDRRYDDRDNRRDRYDDYGRSARSTRYSCRNGLSVAIRQLDSDRIELRLDDKRTVMTIAPSGSGSRYVSNRGLFGTGAQWHEKGGSAMFDFTDPYGNEVETTCRAS; encoded by the coding sequence ATGAAAGCCAAACTCTGTTTGTCTGTGGCGGCCGCGCTGATGCTCTCCGCCTGCGTGGTGCCCTATGATTACGACTATTACGACGACGACCGTCCCCGCATCGAAGACGACCGCCGTTACGACGACCGCGACAACCGCCGAGACCGTTACGACGACTACGGCAGATCCGCCCGCAGCACGCGCTATTCATGCCGCAACGGCTTGAGCGTTGCCATCCGCCAACTCGACAGTGACCGCATCGAACTGCGCCTCGACGACAAACGCACCGTTATGACTATTGCCCCTTCCGGCTCGGGTTCGCGCTACGTCAGCAACCGCGGCCTGTTCGGCACGGGCGCGCAATGGCATGAAAAAGGCGGCAGCGCCATGTTCGACTTCACCGACCCCTACGGCAACGAAGTGGAAACCACCTGCCGCGCATCATAA
- a CDS encoding LysR family transcriptional regulator yields MQDIKPLLVFAAVLEHGSMNAAAAALGMTPSAVSQHITRLESLHGVKLLNRSTRHLAPTDAGRALAVHCGRLRRTLADTQTALDNLKTEAAGEVHLAITSGIADTQMFQTALKRLQREYPNIRPVLHVGDRLLDLQQGGIDIAIRGGEHSLDNPDLIARHLVAWPWQICAAPDYLAQHPPITRPEQLHGHRWLHFLPVRITLRHGTESYLLDIADSMPCNQLATVRSLTAGGVGLSLQLEGEVRQYVRQGRLAVVLPEWSLPVVNLYAVTSYRVQSAKTEAALRVLQEAFAAASSETTE; encoded by the coding sequence ATGCAAGACATCAAACCGCTGCTGGTGTTTGCCGCCGTGCTCGAACACGGCAGCATGAACGCCGCCGCCGCCGCGCTGGGCATGACGCCTTCCGCAGTCAGCCAGCACATTACCCGTTTGGAAAGCCTGCACGGTGTGAAGCTGCTCAACCGCAGCACCCGCCATCTGGCACCCACCGACGCGGGGCGTGCGCTGGCCGTGCATTGCGGCCGTTTGCGCCGCACGCTTGCCGACACGCAAACCGCACTCGACAACCTGAAAACCGAGGCGGCGGGCGAAGTGCATCTGGCGATTACGTCGGGCATTGCCGACACGCAAATGTTTCAGACGGCCTTAAAGCGTTTACAGCGCGAATATCCGAATATCCGCCCCGTGCTGCACGTGGGCGACCGCTTGCTCGATTTGCAGCAGGGCGGCATCGATATCGCCATACGCGGCGGCGAGCATTCGCTCGACAACCCCGATTTGATTGCCCGCCATTTGGTGGCGTGGCCGTGGCAGATTTGTGCGGCCCCCGATTATCTGGCGCAGCATCCGCCGATAACGCGCCCCGAGCAGCTCCACGGCCACCGCTGGCTGCATTTTCTGCCGGTGCGCATCACGCTCAGGCACGGCACGGAAAGCTATCTGCTCGATATTGCCGACAGTATGCCGTGCAACCAGCTTGCCACCGTGCGTTCGCTCACGGCGGGCGGCGTGGGGCTGTCGCTGCAATTGGAAGGGGAGGTGCGGCAGTATGTGCGGCAGGGGCGTTTGGCCGTGGTGCTGCCGGAATGGTCGCTGCCGGTGGTGAATCTTTACGCCGTAACTTCCTATCGCGTGCAGTCGGCCAAAACCGAGGCGGCGCTTCGGGTGTTGCAGGAAGCGTTTGCGGCGGCATCCAGTGAAACAACTGAATAA
- a CDS encoding NAD(P)-dependent oxidoreductase, translating to MKIAVIGATGYVGNAVVQELAARGHEVTAFARNTGKVFQAPNVNAVAADVNADDFAGRLKGFDAVVSAFNPGWSNPNIGADFTRGANAIVEAAKAAQVPYLLVVGGAGSLYVAPGLQVIDTPDFPKEIYDGANAARNLLAELLPRRDVNWAFVSPPARLGADGGFSEERTGRYRLGKDDLLMESSEVPAGISVADLAVAIADDAEKKAHLHQRFTVAAE from the coding sequence ATGAAAATCGCAGTGATCGGTGCAACAGGTTATGTAGGCAATGCCGTGGTGCAGGAGCTGGCCGCACGCGGCCATGAAGTAACCGCTTTCGCCCGCAACACCGGCAAAGTGTTTCAAGCACCCAACGTTAATGCCGTGGCCGCCGATGTGAACGCCGACGATTTTGCCGGCCGTCTGAAAGGTTTCGATGCCGTGGTGAGCGCGTTCAACCCCGGCTGGAGCAACCCCAATATCGGCGCGGACTTCACCCGCGGTGCGAATGCCATCGTTGAAGCCGCCAAAGCCGCGCAAGTGCCGTATCTTTTGGTGGTGGGCGGCGCGGGCAGCCTGTATGTTGCGCCCGGTCTGCAAGTTATCGACACGCCCGACTTCCCCAAAGAAATCTACGACGGCGCCAACGCCGCCCGCAATCTTCTGGCCGAACTGCTGCCGCGCCGCGACGTGAACTGGGCTTTCGTTTCCCCGCCCGCCCGTTTGGGTGCCGACGGCGGTTTCAGCGAAGAGCGCACCGGCCGCTACCGCTTGGGCAAAGACGATTTGCTGATGGAAAGCAGTGAAGTGCCCGCCGGCATCAGCGTAGCCGATCTGGCCGTGGCCATTGCCGACGATGCCGAGAAAAAAGCGCACCTGCACCAACGCTTTACCGTTGCGGCCGAATAA